The following coding sequences are from one Chaetodon trifascialis isolate fChaTrf1 chromosome 24, fChaTrf1.hap1, whole genome shotgun sequence window:
- the fastkd2 gene encoding FAST kinase domain-containing protein 2, mitochondrial — MFAWVIEEVMRRSLPFCSCRSLWQQHSFRATTSIKDASFPGQQMAHIWATRQSQTSLSRSPVSSVRFYSWDRIQSEDLEVKEHLSSRQSQRRSPFRDRLQHCGSPSDVLDLTSQYAPTVREVSNCLTHMWSTTKRMSDEQRRCELQLMFEHPAFHRLLQKAMNNLGQLRSSDLVYSLVGMVSLGVPQRSRVVQTYLRACQEKLNDFNEKELSILASCLQHMKGSPNVDALKKSMRLVVEARLPTIKSVMALQTIMRLLGKDAPLDLKSKLERKALSMVDEFTLPNSQYMISTMATMGFNSKPLLEFCTKIIKENLHGIPFNRLLEVLNSCRELHYRDFDLLTDISEYITSSVDIWTKKQLILSLSAFEKLNFCPTTLMEAFAEKVISHPEALTLKDLLCVLKVYSSLNYDLQHQRQQFLDSLSQALDSYLPKMSEFDLLRTVYSLCLLGHFPSAPLEELLQSSRLEQFKTTGPTHLLSQERMFQTLNLCLSLDRPPLPQPLTVPKSVLGDPVASSPPANPWLLHSLRSVLQDQADTMLQELEVVESFYLIDGVITKPLPNQTSVTEASGHAEEASSPAESSQRIAVICAPQSFCYGTSNPRGPVAVKVRHLKILGYDHVLVMDQRMQFMPETKRTEFLRRQIFPEHHGSGAQLEMEQPGP, encoded by the exons ATGTTTGCCTGGGTCATAGAGGAGGTCATGAGGCGAAGCCTGCCCTTTTGCAGCTGCAGGTCTCTgtggcagcagcacagtttcCGGGCGACCACGTCAATCAAAGACGCATCTTTCCCCGGTCAGCAGATGGCACACATCTGGGCCACAAGACAAAGTCAGACGTCCCTGTCGAGGAGTCCTGTCAGTTCCGTAAGATTTTACTCATGGGATAGGATTCAAAGTGAGGACTTGGAAGTGAAGGAGCATCTCTCCTCAAGGCAGAGCCAGAGGAGGTCCCCTTTCCGTGACCGCCTGCAGCACTGCGGCTCCCCGTCAGACGTGTTAGACCTCACCTCTCAATACGCACCCACAGTCCGAGAGGTCAGCAACTGCCTGACCCACATGTGGTCCACCACCAAGAGGATGTCAGATGAGCAGCGGCgctgtgagctgcagctcatGTTTGAGCATCCCGCTTTTCACAGACTCCTGCAGAAGGCCATGAACAATCTGGGGCAGCTGCGCAGTAGTGACTTGGTTTATTCTCTCGTTGGTATGGTCAGCCTGGGTGTTCCCCAACGTAGCCGCGTGGTCCAGACTTACCTCCGAGCCTGCCAG GAGAAACTGAATGACTTTAATGAGAAGGAGCTGTCCATCTTAGCCTCCTGTCTGCAACATATGAAGGGCAGCCCCAATGTTGATGCACTTAAGAAGAGCATGAG GCTGGTAGTCGAGGCTCGTCTTCCCACGATCAAGAGCGTAATGGCTCTCCAGACCATCATGCGTCTGCTGGGGAAAGATGCCCCACTGGACCTCAAATCGAAACTAGAG CGAAAGGCTTTATCAATGGTGGACGAGTTCACCCTTCCCAACAGCCAGTACATGATCTCCACGATGGCCACAATGGGCTTCAACTCCAAACCCCTGCTGGAGTTCTGCACTAAGATAATCAAAG AAAACCTCCATGGAATCCCCTTCAACAGGTTGTTGGAAGTTCTGAACTCCTGTAGGGAGCTGCACTACAGAGACTTTGATCTGCTCACTGACATTTCAGAGTACATCACCTCTTCTGTAGACATATGGACCAAGAAACAG ttgatcctctccctctctgcgtTCGAGAAACTCAACTTCTGTCCCACCACCTTAATGGAGGCATTTGCCGAGAAGGTCATCTCCCACCCAGAGGCTCTGACACTGAAAgacctcctctgtgtcctcaagGTGTACTCCTCTCTTAACTATGATCTGCAGCACCAAAGACAACA gTTCCTGGATAGTCTCAGCCAGGCCCTGGACTCCTACCTGCCCAAGATGTCTGAGTTTGACCTGTTAAGGACTGTATACAGCCTGTGCCTACTGGGCCACTTCCCATCAGCACCACTGGAGGAGCTCCTGCAGAGCAGTAGACTGGAGCAGTTTAAGACTACAG gGCCCACGCATCTCCTTAGCCAGGAGAGAATGTTTCAGACATTGAACTTGTGCCTCAGTCTCGACCGTCCTCCGCTCCCTCAGCCCCTGACTGTCCCAAAATCTGTCCTGGGGGATCCTGTCGCCAGCAGTCCACCAGCCAACCCGTGGCTCTTGCACAGCCTGCGGAGTGTGTTGCAGGACCAGGCGGACACAATGCTACAGGAACTAGAAGTGGTGGAGTCCTTCTACCTTATAG ATGGCGTGATAACCAAACCTCTGCCAAACCAAACCTCTGTGACTGAAGCGAGCGGGCATGCAGAAGAAGCGTCttctccagcagagagcagtcaAAG AATTGCAGTCATTTGCGCGCCGCAATCTTTCTGCTATGGCACGTCCAATCCTCGCGGTCCTGTGGCTGTCAAGGTTCGCCATCTGAAGATCCTGGGATATGACCATGTCCTG GTTATGGACCAGAGGATGCAGTTCATGCCTGAGACGAAGAGGACAGAGTTCCTCAGGAGACAGATTTTTCCAGAACACCATGGATCAGGCGCGCAGCTCGAAATGGAGCAGCCGGGACCTTGA
- the LOC139327862 gene encoding T-cell-specific surface glycoprotein CD28 homolog, translating to MSACWMFVILMGCRLGPSHSTQPQSTCVCHDQLKTFCVPPGDNVTVSCPKLDANHVIFKLLQDEEMIFNHSYIRDKKALNYKPPHSRVVVELHEDKENISASFRLTGLNASSHGIYRCEGTVIFPPPLRTVSSDWRILVLLEGHQCRIHAKPPENCGFHWIWIIALVSIYSIIATIIAIVIWVKLRRTDSQSDYMNTKPQAPRERRKKRGVQNPIPRHF from the exons ATGAGTGCTTGCTGGATGTTCGTGATCCTCATGGGCTGCAGATTAGGCCCATCTCACTCCACTCAGCCTCAGAGCACCTGCGTCTGTCACG ACCAGCTGAAAACTTTCTGCGTACCTCCTGGGgacaatgtgactgtgtctTGCCCAAAGCTTGATGCCAATCATGTGATATTTAAACTTCTTCAGGACGAAGAAATGATTTTCAACCATTCCTATATCCGAGACAAAAAAGCACTAAACTATAAACCACCACACAGCAGGGTGGTTGTGGAACTgcatgaagacaaagaaaatatatcAGCCAGTTTCAGGCTCACTGGACTGAACGCCAGCAGCCATGGCATCTACAGATGTGAGGGCACGGTCATATTCCCTCCTCCACTGAGAACTGTGTCGAGCGATTGGAGGATCCTGGTACTTTTAGAAG GACACCAATGCCGTATTCACGCCAAACCTCCAGAAAACTGTGGATTTCACTGGATTTGGATTATCGCACTTGTCAGCATCTACAGCATAATCGCCACCATCATCGCCATCGTCATCTGG GTCAAGCTGCGGAGGACGGATTCCCAGAGCGACTACATGAACACCAAACCCCAAGCACCCAGGGAGCgcaggaagaaaagaggggTTCAAAATCCTATACCACGGCACTTCTGA